A genomic window from Coccinella septempunctata chromosome 9, icCocSept1.1, whole genome shotgun sequence includes:
- the LOC123321042 gene encoding uncharacterized protein LOC123321042, translating into MTNKVSSEYKREAWEEISRNFNACSSVPRTSQQLKTLYENLKRRGRKDLALENKDRYRELLSNMDQGEENIIIDQLREKARQEKKEMMATGGGSFKNMLDDTERRIISILGDNARPLEIPFDDAHIYFEYPIPAVETEPIPNLGDPDPIPDQGVNPIPNQWVDPEPCGELTSTSLPPITKKLNKTRAPLKRLIRKKTLTPKDRYYLKKLENAKIEQKILKLQLRKTLFIITV; encoded by the exons ATGACCAATAAAGTCAGCTCTGAATATAAAAGGGAAGCTTGGGAGGAAATTTCTCGCAATTTCAATGCTTGCTCGTCAGTGCCCAGAACCTCCCAACAATTAAAAACCCTCTACGAAAACCTCAAAAGGAGAGGAAGAAAGGACTTGGCTCTGGAAAAT AAGGATAGATATAGAGAATTATTGAGTAATATGGATCAAGGGGAGGAAAACATCATTATCGACCAGTTACGAGAGAAGGCTAGGCAGGAAAAA AAAGAAATGATGGCTACGGGAGGAGGGTCATTCAAAAATATGTTGGATGATACAGAACGTAGGataatatccattttaggggaCAATGCCAGACCATTAGAAATTCCATTCGATGATGCCCATATATATTTTG AATATCCTATCCCAGCTGTAGAGACAGAACCCATTCCTAACCTAGGAGATCCAGATCCTATTCCTGACCAAGGAGTTAATCCCATTCCCAACCAATGGGTTGATCCAGAACCTTGCGGAGAACTTACCTCTACCTCCTTGCCTCCTATTACCAAAAAACTTAATAAAACTAGAGCCCCCTTGAAAAGGCTAATTAGAAAAAAAACCCTTACTCCCAAAGATAGATATTacttgaaaaaattggaaaatgccAAAATAGAGCAGAAAATTCTGAAACTGCAACTTC gaaaaactCTATTTATTATTACTGTTTGA
- the LOC123320855 gene encoding putative nuclease HARBI1 isoform X2: MEQGLYGNCYLLGDSGYACKPFLFTPVLNPGTEAERRYNQAHIKTRNCIERCFGVLKRRFPCLYFEESDIVHHDQGQQNTAIRNALIADLFER, translated from the exons ATGGAACAAGGCTTGTATGGCAATTGCTATCTGTTGGGTGATAGTGGTTATGCATGCAAGCCTTTTCTATTTACGCCAGTATTAAATCCAGGAACTGAAGCAGAAAGAAGGTATAATCAAGCACACATCAAAACACGCAACTGCATTGAAAGATGCTTTGGTGTGTTGAAAAGACGCTTCCCTTGCTTAT attttgaagaaagtGATATTGTTCATCATGATCAAGGACAACAAAACACAGCCATACGAAATGCATTAATAGCAGACCTTTTTGAGAG ATGA
- the LOC123320855 gene encoding putative nuclease HARBI1 isoform X1, with protein MEQGLYGNCYLLGDSGYACKPFLFTPVLNPGTEAERRYNQAHIKTRNCIERCFGVLKRRFPCLYYGLRNKLSTSLTIIIACCVLHNLALSVNDTVDTLEELPENFEESDIVHHDQGQQNTAIRNALIADLFER; from the exons ATGGAACAAGGCTTGTATGGCAATTGCTATCTGTTGGGTGATAGTGGTTATGCATGCAAGCCTTTTCTATTTACGCCAGTATTAAATCCAGGAACTGAAGCAGAAAGAAGGTATAATCAAGCACACATCAAAACACGCAACTGCATTGAAAGATGCTTTGGTGTGTTGAAAAGACGCTTCCCTTGCTTATATTACGGATTAAGGAACAAGTTAAGTACATCCTTAACAATAATTATTGCATGCTGTGTCCTTCATAATTTGGCCCTGTCAGTTAATGACACTGTAGATACACTGGAAGAATTgcctgaaaattttgaagaaagtGATATTGTTCATCATGATCAAGGACAACAAAACACAGCCATACGAAATGCATTAATAGCAGACCTTTTTGAGAG ATGA